In the Streptomyces sp. cg36 genome, one interval contains:
- a CDS encoding protein kinase yields MSEAEQSREPQRDERKEQPGGKAEGRLLAERYRLGDVLGRGGMGTVWRAVDETLGRTVAVKELRFPSSIDEEEKRRLITRTLREAKAIARIRNTSAVTVYDVVDEDDRPWIVMELVEGKSLAEAVREDGVLTPRRAAEVGLAILDVLRSAHREGILHRDVKPSNVLIAEDGRVVLTDFGIAQVEGDPSITSTGMLVGAPSYISPERARGHKPGPAADLWSLGGLLYASVEGVPPYDKGSAIATLTAVMTEPVDPPQNAGPLLEKVIYGLLAKDPEQRLDNAAARALLTEVIHAPEQPVRAPEPVSSEVTRVVALPPAPGEPKGDPGAKAKEVADAAADRMRGAFKSVRNAAVAAQATAKEKTKDKARERARERGAGGAGFKSAAQAPRSGPLASPSPSGRPAPVRAPLTDVVPRRTLVIIAVVAALAVIGTVLAIALSGGGDEDNKGKNKGDKAASSGTTPGSGGKGGTADDKPQGQTQTQGQTQGQTQGQGQSGGSASGAAKTPGAGDGAAGAGLPAGYGTVTDAEFHFSMAMPAGFHRTGTAGDHSGAIYSANGGFPRVQVDFNAKPGDDARRAWQELSGAVAGSSSNYHLLGIQKVDYKGYPTVADWQFERDQGGERVRILNRGFKADGSHGYAIMITCKTADWDADACRTLRKTAFDTFSPKD; encoded by the coding sequence ATGTCGGAGGCGGAGCAGTCGCGGGAGCCCCAGCGGGACGAGCGGAAGGAGCAGCCCGGCGGTAAGGCCGAGGGCAGGCTCCTCGCCGAGCGGTACCGGCTCGGGGATGTGCTCGGCCGTGGTGGCATGGGCACGGTCTGGCGTGCCGTCGACGAGACGCTGGGCCGCACCGTCGCCGTCAAGGAGCTGCGCTTCCCCAGCAGCATCGACGAGGAGGAGAAGCGCCGCCTCATCACGCGCACCCTCCGCGAGGCCAAGGCGATCGCCCGGATCCGCAACACCAGCGCGGTGACGGTCTACGACGTCGTGGACGAGGACGACCGGCCCTGGATCGTCATGGAGCTGGTCGAGGGCAAGTCGCTGGCCGAAGCGGTGCGCGAGGACGGGGTGCTGACGCCCCGCCGGGCCGCCGAGGTCGGTCTGGCCATCCTCGACGTGCTGCGCTCGGCGCACCGCGAGGGCATCCTGCACCGCGACGTGAAGCCGTCCAACGTGCTGATCGCCGAGGACGGCCGGGTCGTGCTGACCGACTTCGGCATCGCCCAGGTCGAGGGCGACCCGTCCATCACCTCGACGGGCATGCTCGTCGGCGCCCCCTCGTACATCTCGCCCGAGCGTGCCCGCGGTCACAAGCCGGGCCCCGCCGCCGACCTGTGGTCGCTCGGCGGACTGCTGTACGCGAGCGTGGAGGGCGTCCCCCCGTACGACAAGGGTTCGGCGATCGCCACGCTGACCGCGGTGATGACCGAGCCGGTGGACCCGCCGCAGAACGCGGGCCCGCTGCTGGAGAAGGTCATCTACGGCCTGCTCGCCAAGGACCCCGAGCAGCGGCTCGACAACGCGGCGGCGAGGGCGCTGCTCACCGAGGTCATCCACGCGCCGGAGCAGCCCGTCCGGGCGCCGGAGCCGGTGTCGTCCGAGGTGACCCGGGTCGTCGCGCTGCCCCCCGCGCCCGGCGAGCCCAAGGGGGACCCGGGCGCGAAGGCCAAGGAGGTGGCCGACGCGGCTGCCGACCGGATGCGGGGCGCGTTCAAGTCCGTGCGGAACGCGGCGGTGGCCGCGCAGGCCACGGCCAAGGAGAAGACGAAGGACAAGGCCAGGGAGAGGGCCCGGGAGCGCGGTGCGGGCGGTGCGGGCTTCAAGTCCGCGGCGCAGGCGCCCCGGTCGGGGCCGCTCGCGTCCCCGTCGCCGTCCGGCCGGCCCGCGCCGGTGCGGGCGCCGCTCACCGATGTCGTCCCGAGACGGACCCTGGTGATCATCGCGGTGGTGGCCGCGCTCGCCGTCATAGGGACCGTGCTGGCGATCGCCCTCAGCGGCGGTGGCGACGAGGACAACAAGGGCAAGAACAAGGGCGACAAGGCCGCGTCGAGCGGGACCACCCCGGGCAGCGGCGGCAAGGGCGGGACGGCCGACGACAAGCCGCAGGGCCAGACCCAGACCCAGGGCCAGACCCAGGGGCAGACGCAGGGTCAGGGGCAGAGCGGCGGCAGCGCCTCGGGCGCGGCCAAGACGCCCGGGGCCGGCGACGGCGCGGCCGGCGCCGGGCTGCCCGCCGGGTACGGCACGGTCACCGACGCCGAGTTCCACTTCTCCATGGCCATGCCCGCCGGTTTCCACCGCACCGGCACGGCCGGGGACCACTCGGGTGCGATATACAGCGCGAACGGCGGGTTCCCGCGCGTCCAGGTCGACTTCAACGCCAAGCCGGGCGACGACGCCCGCCGGGCCTGGCAGGAGCTGTCCGGGGCGGTCGCCGGGAGCAGCAGCAACTACCACCTGCTGGGCATCCAGAAGGTCGACTACAAGGGCTACCCCACGGTCGCGGACTGGCAGTTCGAGCGGGACCAGGGCGGGGAGCGCGTGCGGATACTCAACCGCGGCTTCAAGGCCGACGGCTCGCACGGCTACGCGATCATGATCACCTGCAAGACGGCCGACTGGGACGCGGACGCGTGCCGGACGCTGCGGAAGACCGCGTTCGACACGTTCAGCCCCAAGGACTGA
- a CDS encoding glycerol-3-phosphate dehydrogenase/oxidase gives MRTATLGPVQRAEALAAMAERELDVLVVGGGVVGAGTALDAVTRGLSTGLVEARDWASGTSSRSSKLIHGGLRYLEMLDFALVREALKERGLLLERLAPHLVKPVPFLYPLQHKGWERWYAGSGVALYDTMSVSSGHGRGLPVHRHLTRRSALRVAPCLKKDALVGALQYYDAQMDDARFVATLVRTAASYGAQVANRARVTGFLREGERVVGARVRDVEGGGEYEIRARQIVNATGVWTDDTQAMVGERGQFHVRASKGIHLVVPKDRIHSTSGLILRTEKSVLFVIPWGRHWIVGTTDTDWDLDKAHPAASSADIDYLLEHVNSVLAVPLTRDDVQGVYAGLRPLLAGESDATSKLSREHTVAHPVPGLVVIAGGKYTTYRVMAKDAVDEAVHGLDQRVAACVTEDVPLLGAEGYRALWNARARIAARTGLHVVRVEHLLNRFGSLAEDLLELIVADPSLGEPLAAAEDYLRAEVVYAASHEGARHLDDVLTRRTRISIETFDRGTRSARECAELMAPVLGWDKEQIEKEVEHYEKRVEAERESQRQPDDLTADAARLGAPDIAPL, from the coding sequence GTGAGGACAGCGACACTGGGACCGGTGCAGCGTGCCGAGGCGCTCGCCGCGATGGCCGAGCGCGAGCTCGACGTGCTGGTCGTCGGCGGCGGGGTGGTCGGCGCGGGCACCGCGCTGGACGCGGTCACCCGCGGCCTCTCGACCGGTCTCGTGGAGGCGCGGGACTGGGCGTCGGGCACCTCCAGCAGATCCAGCAAGCTGATCCACGGCGGGCTGCGCTATCTGGAGATGCTGGACTTCGCGCTGGTGCGCGAGGCGCTGAAGGAGCGCGGCCTGCTCCTGGAGCGGCTCGCCCCCCACCTGGTCAAACCGGTCCCGTTCCTCTACCCGCTCCAGCACAAGGGCTGGGAGCGGTGGTACGCGGGCTCGGGCGTCGCGTTGTACGACACGATGTCGGTCTCCTCCGGCCACGGCAGAGGGCTTCCGGTGCACCGCCACCTCACCCGCCGCAGCGCCCTGCGGGTCGCGCCCTGCCTGAAGAAGGACGCGCTGGTCGGAGCCCTGCAGTATTACGACGCGCAGATGGACGACGCCCGCTTCGTGGCCACCTTGGTGCGGACGGCCGCGAGTTACGGGGCACAGGTCGCCAACCGGGCCCGGGTCACCGGGTTCCTGCGCGAGGGCGAGCGCGTCGTCGGGGCGCGGGTGCGCGACGTGGAGGGCGGCGGGGAGTACGAGATCCGCGCCCGCCAGATCGTGAACGCGACGGGCGTGTGGACCGACGACACCCAGGCGATGGTCGGCGAGCGCGGCCAGTTCCACGTCCGGGCCTCCAAGGGCATCCACCTGGTGGTGCCCAAGGACCGGATCCACTCCACGTCCGGGCTGATCCTGCGCACCGAGAAGTCGGTGCTCTTCGTGATCCCCTGGGGGCGCCACTGGATCGTCGGGACCACCGACACCGACTGGGACCTCGACAAGGCCCACCCGGCCGCCTCCAGCGCGGACATCGACTATCTCCTTGAGCATGTGAATTCGGTGCTCGCGGTGCCCCTGACCAGGGACGACGTCCAGGGTGTCTACGCGGGCCTGCGGCCCCTGCTGGCCGGGGAGTCGGACGCCACCAGCAAGCTCTCCCGCGAGCACACCGTGGCGCACCCGGTGCCGGGGCTGGTCGTCATCGCGGGCGGCAAGTACACGACGTACCGGGTGATGGCGAAGGACGCGGTGGACGAGGCGGTGCACGGCCTGGACCAGCGGGTGGCGGCCTGTGTCACCGAGGACGTGCCGCTGCTGGGGGCCGAGGGCTACCGGGCGCTGTGGAACGCGAGAGCGAGGATCGCCGCCCGCACCGGCCTCCATGTGGTGCGCGTGGAGCACCTGTTGAACCGCTTCGGCTCGCTCGCCGAGGACCTGCTGGAGCTGATCGTCGCCGACCCCTCGCTCGGGGAGCCGCTCGCGGCGGCGGAGGACTATCTGCGTGCCGAGGTCGTCTACGCGGCGTCGCACGAGGGCGCCCGCCACCTCGACGACGTGCTGACCCGGCGCACCCGCATCTCGATCGAGACCTTCGACCGGGGTACGAGGTCGGCCCGGGAGTGCGCCGAGCTGATGGCCCCGGTCCTCGGCTGGGACAAGGAGCAGATCGAGAAGGAGGTGGAGCACTACGAGAAGAGGGTGGAGGCGGAGCGCGAGTCGCAGCGTCAGCCGGATGACCTGACGGCGGACGCGGCGCGGCTGGGCGCGCCGGACATCGCGCCGCTGTGA
- a CDS encoding nucleotide sugar dehydrogenase: MPADLAVIGLGHLGLPLAQAAVAAGIETVGHDTDPHVLAELRAGRPPVDGSLTAAELRRMLAGGFRAVTDPAELGRVRTAVICAPTPPNADRTPDLTAVADAARVLAARLRPHTTVILESAAYPGTTEDFLRPLLEAGSGLRAGRDFHLAHCPGRLDPGNRSYGYATTTRVIGGLTPACTESAAAFYGRLTDKVVRARGTREAEMTKLLETNYRQVNIALVNEMAVLCHDMGVDLWDVIRCAETKPFGFQPFRPGPGVGGHGIPLDPTPLPYTGLRMVGLAREINAHMPGYVIQRSTTLLNEHGKSARGARVLLLGVTYKPDLADLEGSPAAEIAGRLLDLGASVSYHDPYVPDWRVRQQPVPRADSLYEAAAHADLTVLLQQHRTYDLQGLSVKAQLLLDTRGVTPAGAAHRL; this comes from the coding sequence ATGCCCGCAGACCTCGCCGTCATCGGACTCGGCCACCTCGGCCTGCCCCTCGCCCAGGCCGCGGTCGCCGCGGGCATCGAGACGGTCGGCCACGACACCGACCCCCACGTACTGGCCGAGCTCCGCGCCGGGCGCCCTCCGGTCGACGGCTCCCTGACCGCGGCCGAGCTGCGCCGGATGCTCGCGGGCGGCTTCCGCGCCGTCACCGACCCGGCCGAACTCGGCCGGGTCCGCACCGCCGTGATCTGCGCCCCCACCCCGCCGAACGCCGACCGCACCCCCGACCTCACCGCGGTCGCCGACGCCGCCCGCGTCCTGGCGGCCCGGCTGCGCCCGCACACCACCGTCATCCTGGAGTCGGCCGCCTACCCCGGCACCACCGAGGACTTCCTGCGCCCGCTGCTCGAAGCGGGCTCGGGGCTGCGGGCCGGGCGTGACTTCCACCTCGCCCACTGCCCCGGCCGCCTCGACCCCGGCAACCGCTCGTACGGCTACGCCACCACCACCCGGGTGATCGGCGGACTCACCCCCGCCTGCACCGAGTCCGCCGCCGCGTTCTACGGCCGTCTCACCGACAAGGTGGTCCGCGCGCGCGGCACTCGCGAGGCGGAGATGACCAAGCTCCTGGAGACCAACTACCGCCAGGTCAACATCGCGCTCGTCAACGAGATGGCGGTGCTCTGCCACGACATGGGCGTGGACCTGTGGGACGTGATCCGGTGCGCGGAGACCAAGCCGTTCGGCTTCCAGCCGTTCCGGCCGGGCCCGGGCGTGGGCGGCCACGGCATCCCGCTCGACCCGACCCCGCTGCCGTACACGGGCCTGCGGATGGTCGGGCTGGCCCGCGAGATCAACGCGCACATGCCCGGCTACGTCATCCAGCGCTCCACCACGCTCCTGAACGAGCACGGCAAGTCGGCGCGCGGCGCGCGCGTGCTGCTCCTCGGCGTCACCTACAAGCCCGACCTGGCCGATCTGGAGGGCTCCCCGGCAGCCGAGATCGCCGGGCGACTGCTGGACCTGGGCGCGTCGGTGAGCTACCACGACCCGTACGTCCCGGACTGGCGGGTGCGCCAGCAGCCCGTCCCGCGCGCGGACTCGCTCTACGAGGCCGCCGCCCACGCCGACCTGACCGTACTGCTCCAGCAGCACCGCACGTACGACCTCCAGGGCCTGTCGGTGAAGGCGCAGCTGCTGCTCGACACCCGGGGCGTCACACCGGCGGGCGCCGCGCACCGCCTGTAG
- a CDS encoding GuaB3 family IMP dehydrogenase-related protein, giving the protein MTEIEIGRGKRGRRAYAFDDIAIVPSRRTRDPKEVSIAWQIDAYRFELPFLAAPMDSVVSPQTAIRIGELGGLGVLNLEGLWTRYEDPQPLLDEIDELDEATATRRLQEIYAAPIKEELIGQRIKEVRDSGVVTAAALSPQRTAQFSKAVVDAGVDIFVIRGTTVSAEHVSGAAEPLNLKQFIYELDVPVIVGGCATYTAALHLMRTGAAGVLVGFGGGAAHTTRNVLGIQVPMATAVADVAAARRDYMDESGGRYVHVIADGGVGWSGDLPKAIACGADAVMMGSPLARATDAPGKGHHWGMEAVHEDVPRGKLVDLGIVGTTEEILTGPSHIPDGSMNFFGALRRSMATTGYSELKEFQRVEVTVADAQHKR; this is encoded by the coding sequence GTGACTGAGATCGAGATCGGGCGCGGCAAGCGCGGCCGCAGGGCGTACGCGTTCGACGACATCGCCATCGTCCCGAGCCGGCGCACCCGGGACCCGAAGGAGGTCTCGATCGCCTGGCAGATCGACGCCTACCGGTTCGAGCTGCCGTTCCTGGCCGCCCCGATGGACTCCGTCGTGTCGCCGCAGACCGCGATCCGCATCGGTGAGCTCGGCGGCCTGGGCGTGCTGAACCTCGAGGGCCTGTGGACCCGCTACGAGGACCCGCAGCCGCTGCTCGACGAGATCGACGAGCTGGACGAGGCCACCGCGACCCGCCGCCTCCAGGAGATCTACGCGGCCCCGATCAAGGAAGAGCTGATCGGACAGCGCATCAAGGAGGTGCGCGACTCCGGTGTGGTCACCGCCGCCGCCCTCTCGCCGCAGCGCACCGCCCAGTTCTCCAAGGCCGTCGTGGACGCGGGCGTCGACATCTTCGTCATCCGCGGCACCACCGTCTCGGCGGAGCACGTCTCGGGTGCGGCCGAGCCGCTCAACCTCAAGCAGTTCATCTACGAGCTGGACGTCCCGGTGATCGTCGGCGGCTGCGCCACCTACACCGCGGCCCTGCACCTGATGCGCACCGGCGCGGCCGGCGTCCTGGTGGGCTTCGGCGGCGGCGCCGCGCACACCACCCGCAACGTGCTGGGCATCCAGGTCCCGATGGCCACCGCCGTCGCCGACGTGGCCGCGGCCCGCCGCGACTACATGGACGAGTCCGGCGGCCGGTACGTCCACGTCATCGCGGACGGCGGCGTGGGCTGGTCCGGCGACCTGCCCAAGGCGATCGCCTGCGGCGCGGACGCGGTCATGATGGGCTCCCCGCTGGCCCGTGCCACGGACGCGCCCGGCAAGGGCCACCACTGGGGCATGGAGGCCGTCCACGAGGACGTGCCGCGCGGCAAGCTGGTCGACCTGGGCATCGTGGGCACCACCGAGGAGATCCTCACCGGCCCGTCGCACATCCCGGACGGGTCGATGAACTTCTTCGGCGCCCTGCGCCGCTCGATGGCCACCACCGGCTACAGCGAGCTCAAGGAGTTCCAGCGCGTCGAGGTGACCGTCGCGGACGCGCAGCACAAGCGCTGA
- the guaB gene encoding IMP dehydrogenase, producing MTANVDGVPDKFAMLGLTYDDVLLLPGASDMAPDQIDTSSYLSKNVKVNVPLLSAAMDKVTEARMAIAMARQGGAGVLHRNLSIEDQANHVDLVKRSESGMVSDPITVHPDATLREADELCAKFRISGVPVTDPAGKLLGIVTNRDMAFESDRSRQVREVMTPMPLVTGKVGISGVDAMELLRRHKIEKLPLVDDAGILKGLITVKDFVKAEQYPNAAKDKDGRLIVGAAVGVAGDAFERAQALIQAGVDFIVVDTAHGHSRLVGDMVAKIKSNSSGVDVIGGNIATRDGAQALIDSGVDGIKVGVGPGSICTTRVVAGIGVPQVTAIYEASLAAKAAGVPVIGDGGLQYSGDIAKALVAGADTVMLGSLLAGCEESPGELLFINGKQFKSYRGMGSLGAMQSRGEQKSFSKDRYFQEGVASDEKLVPEGIEGQVPYRGPLSAVVHQLVGGLRQSMFYVGGRTVPELQTNGRFVRITSAGLKESHPHDIQMTVEAPNYTRR from the coding sequence ATGACTGCAAACGTCGACGGAGTGCCCGACAAGTTCGCGATGCTCGGGCTGACATACGACGACGTGCTGCTGCTGCCGGGCGCGTCCGACATGGCGCCCGACCAGATCGACACCTCCTCGTACCTCTCGAAGAACGTGAAGGTGAACGTCCCGCTGCTCTCCGCGGCCATGGACAAGGTCACCGAGGCGCGCATGGCGATCGCCATGGCCCGTCAGGGCGGCGCCGGCGTGCTGCACCGCAACCTCTCCATCGAGGACCAGGCCAACCACGTCGACCTGGTCAAGCGCTCCGAGTCCGGCATGGTGAGCGACCCGATCACGGTGCACCCGGACGCGACGCTGCGCGAGGCCGACGAGCTGTGCGCCAAGTTCCGCATCAGCGGCGTCCCGGTCACCGACCCGGCGGGCAAGCTGCTCGGCATCGTCACCAACCGCGACATGGCCTTCGAGTCGGACCGCTCGCGCCAGGTGCGCGAGGTCATGACCCCGATGCCGCTGGTCACCGGCAAGGTCGGCATCTCCGGTGTGGACGCCATGGAGCTGCTGCGCCGCCACAAGATCGAGAAGCTGCCGCTCGTCGACGACGCCGGCATCCTCAAGGGCCTCATCACGGTCAAGGACTTCGTCAAGGCCGAGCAGTACCCGAACGCGGCCAAGGACAAGGACGGCCGGCTCATCGTCGGCGCGGCCGTCGGTGTCGCGGGCGACGCCTTCGAGCGCGCCCAGGCGCTGATCCAGGCGGGCGTCGACTTCATCGTCGTCGACACCGCCCACGGCCACTCCCGGCTGGTCGGCGACATGGTCGCCAAGATCAAGTCGAACTCGTCGGGCGTCGACGTCATCGGCGGCAACATCGCCACCCGGGACGGCGCCCAGGCCCTGATCGACTCGGGTGTCGACGGCATCAAGGTCGGCGTCGGCCCCGGCTCCATCTGTACGACCCGTGTCGTCGCCGGCATCGGCGTCCCGCAGGTCACCGCCATCTACGAGGCGTCGCTCGCCGCCAAGGCCGCGGGCGTCCCGGTCATCGGCGACGGCGGCCTGCAGTACTCGGGCGACATCGCCAAGGCCCTGGTCGCGGGCGCCGACACGGTGATGCTCGGCTCGCTGCTCGCGGGCTGCGAGGAGTCCCCGGGCGAGCTGCTCTTCATCAACGGCAAGCAGTTCAAGTCGTACCGCGGCATGGGCTCGCTGGGCGCGATGCAGTCCCGCGGCGAGCAGAAGTCCTTCTCCAAGGACCGCTACTTCCAGGAGGGCGTCGCCTCCGACGAGAAGCTGGTCCCCGAGGGCATCGAGGGCCAGGTGCCCTACCGGGGCCCGCTCTCCGCGGTCGTCCACCAGCTGGTCGGCGGTCTGCGCCAGTCGATGTTCTACGTCGGCGGCCGTACCGTTCCGGAGCTTCAGACGAACGGCCGGTTCGTCCGGATCACCTCGGCGGGCCTCAAGGAGAGCCACCCGCACGACATCCAGATGACGGTCGAGGCGCCGAACTACACCCGGCGCTGA
- a CDS encoding sigma-70 family RNA polymerase sigma factor codes for MRDDEPTVIGALVHRAVDGDEQATHDLLAHVHPLALRYCRTRLNRLPGDARHFVEDLAQEVCVAVLMALPRYRDTGRPFEAFVFAIASHKVADLQRAAMRHPGSTAVPSDEMPERPDDSLGPEERALLSSDAEWAKKLLANLPENQRELLVLRVAVGLTAEETGQMLGMSPGAVRVAQHRALSRLRALAEQ; via the coding sequence ATGCGCGATGACGAGCCAACGGTGATCGGTGCGCTCGTTCACCGTGCCGTCGACGGCGACGAACAGGCCACGCATGACCTGCTGGCCCATGTCCATCCGCTCGCGCTGCGCTACTGCCGCACCCGGCTGAACCGTCTGCCGGGTGACGCGCGCCACTTCGTGGAGGACCTCGCGCAGGAGGTCTGTGTCGCCGTCCTGATGGCGCTGCCGCGCTACCGGGACACCGGCAGACCCTTCGAGGCGTTCGTCTTCGCCATCGCCTCGCACAAGGTCGCCGACCTCCAGCGGGCCGCCATGCGCCATCCCGGCTCCACGGCGGTGCCCTCCGACGAGATGCCCGAGCGGCCGGACGACTCGCTGGGCCCCGAGGAGCGCGCGCTGCTCAGCAGCGACGCCGAGTGGGCCAAGAAGCTCCTCGCCAACCTCCCGGAGAACCAGCGCGAGCTGCTGGTGCTGCGGGTGGCGGTCGGCCTCACGGCGGAGGAGACCGGGCAGATGCTCGGCATGTCCCCGGGTGCCGTCCGGGTCGCCCAGCACCGCGCCCTGAGCCGTCTGCGGGCCCTGGCCGAACAGTGA
- a CDS encoding response regulator transcription factor yields the protein MTSVLVCDDSPLAREALRRAVATVPGVERVTTAANGEEVLRRWGADRSDLILMDVRMPGLGGVETVRRLLSADPGARIIMLTVAEDLDGVALAVAAGARGYLHKDASRAELRATVTQALADPTWRLAPRRLRSAEMGAAPTLTAREIQVLEGMSHGRSNAEIGRELFLSEDTVKTHARRLFKKLGASDRAHAVALGFRWGLVR from the coding sequence ATGACATCCGTCCTCGTCTGCGACGACTCCCCGCTTGCCCGAGAGGCGCTCCGCCGCGCGGTCGCGACCGTGCCCGGCGTCGAGCGTGTGACGACTGCGGCCAACGGCGAGGAAGTCCTCCGCCGCTGGGGCGCCGACCGCTCGGACCTGATTCTGATGGACGTACGCATGCCCGGACTGGGCGGCGTGGAGACCGTGCGGCGGCTGCTGTCCGCCGACCCCGGCGCCCGCATCATCATGCTGACGGTCGCCGAGGACCTCGACGGAGTGGCGCTCGCGGTGGCCGCCGGGGCGCGCGGCTATCTGCACAAGGACGCCTCGCGCGCGGAGCTGCGCGCCACGGTGACCCAGGCGCTGGCCGACCCGACCTGGCGCCTCGCCCCGCGCAGACTGCGTTCGGCGGAGATGGGCGCGGCGCCCACGCTCACCGCGCGCGAGATCCAGGTGCTCGAAGGCATGAGCCACGGCCGGTCCAACGCGGAGATCGGGCGCGAGCTCTTCCTCTCGGAGGACACCGTGAAGACCCACGCCAGGCGGCTCTTCAAGAAGCTCGGCGCCTCGGACCGGGCGCACGCGGTGGCGCTCGGTTTCCGTTGGGGCCTGGTGCGCTGA
- a CDS encoding WhiB family transcriptional regulator: MADFSRLPGPNADLWDWQLLAACRGVDSSLFFHPEGERGAARSARENSAKEVCMRCPVRAQCAAHALAVREPYGVWGGLTEDEREELMGRARNRLVTAAASADGGHG, from the coding sequence ATGGCAGATTTCTCCCGCCTTCCCGGACCGAACGCCGATCTGTGGGACTGGCAGCTCCTCGCCGCGTGCCGCGGAGTCGACAGCTCCCTCTTCTTCCACCCGGAGGGCGAACGCGGCGCGGCCAGGAGTGCGCGCGAGAACTCGGCGAAAGAGGTGTGCATGCGCTGCCCGGTGCGCGCCCAGTGCGCGGCCCACGCGCTGGCGGTCCGCGAGCCCTACGGCGTGTGGGGCGGACTCACGGAGGACGAGCGCGAGGAGCTGATGGGCCGGGCGCGCAACCGGCTGGTCACCGCCGCGGCCTCGGCCGACGGGGGCCACGGCTAG
- a CDS encoding LysR family transcriptional regulator, translating to MIEARHLRVLRAVAATGSFSAAARELGCTQPAVSQQMKALESSAGTPLLIRTGRETRLTQAGEVLVRHASGILAGLTAAEEEVAAIAGLRAGRVRLVSFPSGSSTLVPSALAALRAAHPGTRVSLVEAEPPRSVEMLREGDCDIALAFRYGAATAEEWDDLVVRPVLMDRLVGLVPEGHRLAGGGTVDIRDLAEEPWIAGCPRCRRQLVEVCERSGFTPRIDFATDDYPAVIGLVGAGLGVAVLPELAISSVRPKGARTVAVEPAVEREIVALTLPDLARVPAVAATLDQLAGAAART from the coding sequence GTGATCGAAGCCCGCCACCTCCGCGTCCTGCGCGCCGTCGCCGCCACCGGCTCCTTCTCGGCCGCCGCGCGCGAGCTCGGCTGCACCCAGCCCGCGGTCAGCCAGCAGATGAAGGCCCTGGAGTCCTCGGCGGGCACCCCGCTGCTGATCCGCACCGGCCGCGAGACCCGGCTCACCCAGGCGGGCGAGGTCCTGGTGCGGCACGCCTCCGGCATCCTGGCCGGGCTCACCGCCGCCGAGGAGGAGGTCGCGGCCATCGCGGGCCTGCGCGCGGGCCGGGTCCGGCTGGTCTCCTTCCCCAGCGGCTCCTCCACCCTGGTCCCCAGCGCGCTGGCCGCGCTGCGCGCCGCCCACCCGGGCACCCGGGTCTCCCTGGTCGAGGCCGAGCCGCCGCGCTCGGTGGAGATGCTGCGCGAGGGCGACTGCGACATCGCGCTCGCCTTCCGGTACGGGGCGGCGACCGCGGAGGAGTGGGACGACCTAGTGGTCCGGCCGGTGCTGATGGACCGCCTGGTCGGGCTGGTCCCCGAGGGCCACCGGCTGGCCGGGGGCGGCACCGTCGACATCCGCGACCTCGCCGAGGAGCCGTGGATCGCGGGCTGCCCGCGCTGCCGCCGCCAACTGGTCGAGGTGTGCGAGCGGTCCGGCTTCACCCCGCGCATCGACTTCGCCACCGACGACTACCCGGCGGTGATCGGCCTGGTCGGGGCGGGGCTCGGGGTCGCGGTCCTGCCCGAGCTGGCCATCTCCTCGGTCCGGCCCAAGGGCGCCCGCACCGTCGCGGTGGAGCCCGCCGTGGAGCGCGAGATCGTCGCGCTCACCCTGCCCGACCTGGCCCGGGTCCCGGCCGTCGCGGCCACCCTCGACCAGCTGGCCGGGGCCGCGGCCCGCACCTGA
- a CDS encoding MOSC domain-containing protein — translation MELLSVNVGRATAVDYTDAEGGVTGIGKRPVAGPVRLFRPGLKGVGASGVAGDDVCDKRHHGGEYQAVYAYAREDLDVWERELGRELPGGIFGENLTTYGLDITGARIGERWRIGPDVVVEVSSARIPCRTFAGALDQRGWVKRFTQAAVPGAYLRVVEEGEVRAGDAIEVVHRPDHEVSVEFWFRAFTVERELLPRTLAAGEAMPPERHESVRAYLERQAARRAS, via the coding sequence ATGGAGCTTCTGTCTGTGAACGTGGGGCGCGCCACGGCCGTCGACTACACCGATGCCGAGGGCGGTGTCACCGGCATCGGCAAGCGGCCGGTGGCGGGGCCGGTGCGCCTCTTCCGGCCCGGCCTCAAGGGGGTGGGGGCCAGCGGGGTCGCGGGCGACGACGTCTGCGACAAGCGCCACCACGGCGGCGAGTACCAGGCCGTCTACGCCTACGCGCGCGAGGACCTCGACGTCTGGGAGAGGGAGCTGGGCCGCGAGCTGCCCGGCGGGATCTTCGGCGAGAACCTCACCACGTACGGGCTGGACATCACCGGCGCCCGGATAGGCGAGCGCTGGCGGATCGGCCCGGACGTGGTCGTGGAGGTCTCCAGCGCGCGCATCCCCTGCCGTACGTTCGCGGGCGCCCTGGACCAGCGGGGGTGGGTGAAGCGGTTCACCCAGGCCGCGGTCCCCGGTGCCTATCTGCGGGTGGTCGAGGAGGGCGAGGTCCGCGCGGGCGACGCCATCGAGGTGGTCCACCGGCCCGACCACGAGGTGTCGGTGGAGTTCTGGTTCCGCGCGTTCACGGTGGAACGGGAGCTGCTGCCGCGCACGCTGGCGGCGGGCGAGGCGATGCCGCCGGAGCGCCACGAGAGCGTGCGCGCGTACCTGGAGCGGCAGGCCGCCCGGCGGGCTTCCTGA